From a region of the Paenibacillus sp. FSL R10-2734 genome:
- the jag gene encoding RNA-binding cell elongation regulator Jag/EloR: MSKVVATGKTIEEAVERGLTQLGVQKDRVTVNVLEQPSRGFLGLIGAKGAKVELTLIAEAAPASAASAPSLPQQSTRESKQEANGGVPRQDSGQPVEEAYQEAVHFIVDVAKSMGLEVEVEIVHTKESTILQISGPDLGLLIGRRGQTLDALQYLANIVANRYSDSFIRLVLDAENFRERRKKTLEELADRLAGRVIRTRKEVVLEPMSPQERKIIHSRLQDHRQVSTLSKGEEPNRRVVITLK, translated from the coding sequence ATGAGTAAAGTCGTCGCAACAGGGAAAACCATTGAAGAAGCTGTAGAACGGGGACTAACCCAGCTTGGAGTTCAAAAGGACCGGGTAACGGTCAACGTACTTGAGCAGCCATCAAGAGGATTCCTGGGATTGATCGGTGCGAAAGGTGCCAAGGTTGAATTAACCTTGATAGCCGAAGCCGCACCGGCATCAGCGGCGAGTGCTCCGTCACTGCCTCAGCAGTCAACAAGAGAGAGCAAGCAGGAGGCTAACGGCGGTGTGCCACGCCAAGATTCCGGACAACCGGTGGAGGAAGCTTACCAAGAAGCCGTTCATTTCATTGTGGATGTCGCTAAGAGCATGGGGCTCGAAGTGGAAGTTGAAATCGTCCACACCAAGGAATCCACGATTCTGCAGATATCAGGTCCAGATTTAGGACTGTTGATTGGTAGAAGAGGACAAACTCTCGATGCTCTGCAGTATTTGGCTAATATCGTAGCTAATCGTTACTCCGACAGTTTTATACGGCTTGTGCTGGATGCGGAGAACTTCCGTGAACGCCGTAAAAAAACGCTCGAAGAGCTGGCCGATCGTTTAGCCGGTCGAGTTATTCGGACTCGTAAAGAGGTAGTACTGGAGCCGATGTCTCCTCAGGAGCGGAAAATTATTCACTCCAGATTACAGGATCATCGGCAAGTAAGTACCCTTAGTAAGGGTGAAGAACCGAATCGCCGTGTCGTTATAACTTTGAAGTAA
- the mnmE gene encoding tRNA uridine-5-carboxymethylaminomethyl(34) synthesis GTPase MnmE gives MLSDTIAAVSTALGEGGIAIIRVSGPQAISQVAPLFRSRIPLTEAESHTVHYGHIVSPDNGEKMEEVLVTVMKGPRSFTTEDVVEISAHGGVISVRRVMDLLLQQEIRLAEPGEFTKRAFLGGRIDLSQAEAVIDLIRSKSDRAFSVALKQVSGSLSDRIHALRHTLIEMLAHIEVNIDYPEHDVESMTAEFIKDKSSEVMEGITKLLKTSNEGKILREGITTAIVGRPNVGKSSLLNALARDNKAIVTDIPGTTRDVIEEYITINNIPLKLLDTAGIRETMDVVEKIGVERSKAAVSDADLILLVLNANEELHEDELALMEQIHGRQCLVIMNKMDLPSKLDKDKLLSFFDESNIVPMSVLEEEGLDKLEDAISTLFFGGKLESGDLTYVSNVRHIALLKKAYKSLQDAYEAAEQYIPIDMIQIDVRLAWEQLGEIIGDTAADSLLDQIFSQFCLGK, from the coding sequence ATGCTTAGTGACACCATTGCTGCCGTATCGACGGCATTAGGCGAGGGAGGAATTGCTATTATTCGGGTAAGTGGCCCGCAGGCTATTTCCCAAGTGGCACCATTGTTTCGCAGCCGAATTCCGTTAACTGAAGCGGAATCGCACACCGTTCATTACGGGCATATCGTTAGTCCGGATAACGGAGAGAAGATGGAAGAAGTACTAGTAACCGTAATGAAGGGTCCACGTTCTTTTACGACCGAGGATGTAGTAGAGATCAGTGCTCATGGTGGTGTAATCTCTGTAAGAAGGGTGATGGATTTACTTCTACAGCAGGAAATAAGGTTAGCCGAGCCTGGTGAGTTCACCAAGCGTGCTTTCTTGGGCGGCCGTATTGATTTATCACAGGCTGAAGCGGTTATTGATTTAATTCGATCGAAGTCTGATCGAGCTTTTTCGGTGGCTTTAAAGCAGGTCAGTGGATCCTTATCAGATCGAATTCATGCGTTACGCCATACACTTATTGAGATGCTAGCCCATATTGAAGTGAATATAGATTATCCAGAACATGATGTAGAATCCATGACAGCTGAATTTATTAAAGATAAAAGCAGTGAGGTTATGGAAGGAATAACAAAGCTGCTTAAGACATCTAATGAAGGAAAAATTCTTCGCGAGGGTATAACGACTGCTATTGTCGGACGTCCAAACGTTGGGAAATCTTCATTACTGAATGCATTAGCACGTGATAATAAAGCGATTGTAACGGATATTCCGGGGACAACACGCGATGTAATTGAAGAATATATTACGATAAATAATATTCCACTGAAGCTACTCGATACGGCGGGAATTCGTGAAACGATGGATGTCGTGGAGAAAATTGGTGTGGAACGTTCTAAAGCAGCAGTTAGTGATGCGGACCTAATTCTACTTGTGTTAAATGCTAATGAAGAGCTGCATGAGGATGAATTGGCATTGATGGAACAAATCCACGGTAGACAATGTCTAGTGATCATGAATAAAATGGACTTACCGTCCAAACTGGATAAGGATAAGCTGCTCTCATTCTTTGATGAGTCCAACATCGTACCGATGTCCGTTTTGGAAGAGGAAGGTCTAGACAAACTTGAAGATGCCATTTCGACACTCTTTTTTGGCGGGAAGCTGGAATCGGGTGACTTGACATATGTAAGTAATGTAAGACATATTGCATTACTTAAAAAAGCCTATAAATCACTGCAGGATGCATACGAGGCAGCCGAACAGTATATTCCGATTGATATGATTCAAATCGATGTACGGCTCGCCTGGGAACAACTCGGTGAAATTATTGGTGACACAGCAGCGGACTCGTTGTTAGACCAAATATTCTCGCAATTTTGTTTAGGAAAATAG
- the mnmG gene encoding tRNA uridine-5-carboxymethylaminomethyl(34) synthesis enzyme MnmG, with product MSYDGGSYDVIVIGAGHAGCEAALAAARMGCSTLMITINLDMVAFMPCNPSIGGPAKGHVVREIDALGGEMGRNIDKTFIQLRMLNTGKGPAVHALRAQADKFLYQHAMKETMEKTPNLTLRQGMVERLIVEDGRCAGVITKTGTEYHSKTVILTTGTYLRGKVIMGELTYESGPNNQQPSIKLSENLRELGFELVRFKTGTPPRVHRDTIDFSKTEIQPGDDEPKFFSFETKSSNNEQLPCWLTYTSEVTHQIINDNLHRAPMFTGIIEGTGPRYCPSIEDKVVRFSDKSKHQIFLEPEGKNTSEYYVQGLSTSLPEDVQLAILRSIPGMEKVEMMRNGYAIEYDAMVPTQLWPSLETKRLPGLFTAGQINGTSGYEEAAGQGVMAGINAARKVQDKEPVVLDRSQGYIGVLIDDLVTKGTNEPYRLLTSRAEYRLLLRHDNADLRLTPIGYDIGLIPQERFENFVDKKERVEREIVRLQETKVKPVEVNQVLAQYESAPIVDGSNLLVLMRRPELDYSIVDQVSPSPEMLDAEMKEQVEIQIKYAGYIEKQLQHVERLQKMEKKKIPDDINYNEIHGLAMEARQKLTKIHPISLGQASRIAGVTPADISILLVYLEHYNRVTAAKG from the coding sequence ATGAGTTATGATGGAGGTAGCTATGACGTAATCGTCATTGGCGCCGGTCATGCCGGCTGTGAGGCAGCTCTAGCGGCAGCACGAATGGGCTGCAGCACGTTGATGATCACAATTAACCTGGATATGGTTGCATTCATGCCCTGCAATCCGTCCATAGGCGGACCTGCCAAAGGACATGTAGTGCGTGAAATTGATGCACTGGGCGGTGAAATGGGCCGTAATATAGATAAGACTTTTATTCAGCTTCGTATGCTTAACACAGGGAAGGGACCTGCCGTGCATGCATTGCGTGCGCAAGCTGATAAGTTCCTGTACCAACATGCGATGAAGGAAACTATGGAGAAAACGCCTAACTTGACGCTTCGTCAAGGAATGGTTGAGCGTTTAATCGTCGAGGATGGACGTTGCGCGGGTGTAATTACGAAGACAGGAACGGAGTATCATAGTAAGACTGTTATCCTGACCACAGGTACTTACCTACGTGGTAAAGTGATCATGGGTGAACTGACGTATGAGAGCGGACCTAACAATCAGCAGCCTTCCATTAAGCTTTCCGAGAATTTGCGTGAGCTTGGGTTTGAATTAGTACGGTTTAAGACTGGTACACCACCGCGCGTACACCGTGATACGATTGATTTTTCGAAGACTGAAATTCAGCCGGGGGATGATGAACCCAAGTTCTTTTCTTTTGAAACAAAATCATCGAATAATGAACAGCTCCCTTGCTGGTTAACGTATACTTCTGAGGTTACTCATCAGATCATTAATGACAACTTACATCGTGCTCCGATGTTTACAGGTATTATTGAAGGAACAGGTCCACGCTATTGCCCATCTATTGAAGATAAAGTTGTAAGGTTTAGTGATAAATCTAAGCATCAGATCTTTTTAGAGCCAGAAGGAAAAAATACATCGGAATATTATGTCCAAGGTCTGTCCACAAGTCTTCCTGAAGATGTTCAGCTGGCGATTCTTCGTTCTATACCAGGTATGGAAAAAGTAGAAATGATGCGTAACGGCTATGCTATCGAATATGACGCAATGGTTCCTACACAACTGTGGCCATCTCTTGAAACTAAACGTCTTCCAGGTCTGTTCACTGCGGGACAAATCAATGGTACTTCTGGTTATGAGGAAGCAGCTGGCCAAGGGGTTATGGCTGGCATTAATGCAGCACGCAAAGTACAAGATAAAGAACCTGTAGTATTAGATCGTTCACAGGGGTACATTGGTGTACTTATTGATGATCTAGTGACTAAGGGTACGAATGAACCGTATCGTCTGCTTACTTCACGCGCGGAATATCGTTTGCTGCTTCGTCATGATAATGCAGACCTGCGACTCACACCTATCGGCTACGATATTGGTTTGATCCCTCAAGAGCGTTTCGAAAACTTCGTTGATAAGAAGGAACGAGTGGAACGTGAAATTGTTCGCCTACAAGAGACTAAGGTTAAACCGGTTGAAGTAAATCAAGTACTAGCACAGTATGAATCTGCACCTATTGTAGATGGAAGTAACTTGCTTGTTCTGATGCGTCGTCCAGAGCTAGATTATAGCATTGTAGATCAAGTGTCACCATCACCTGAAATGCTAGATGCAGAAATGAAAGAACAAGTAGAAATTCAAATCAAATATGCCGGATATATCGAAAAGCAGCTTCAACATGTTGAACGGCTACAAAAGATGGAAAAGAAAAAGATACCTGATGATATTAACTATAACGAGATTCATGGTTTGGCAATGGAAGCACGGCAGAAGCTTACCAAGATACATCCTATCTCCTTAGGTCAGGCTTCTCGGATTGCTGGAGTAACACCTGCCGATATTTCTATTCTTCTCGTATATCTCGAGCATTACAACCGGGTAACCGCGGCGAAAGGATAA
- the rsmG gene encoding 16S rRNA (guanine(527)-N(7))-methyltransferase RsmG, with protein sequence MDNTEVQFTQLLQEKGITLTADQLEQFDLYYKELVSWNEKMNLTGITEREQVYTKHFYDSISLAFFLNINEINNLADIGSGAGFPGIPLKICFPHLKLTIVDSLSKRISFLQHVCTTLKLTDVQLIHGRAEDIARQFKHRDAYDLVTARAVARLSLLNEFCLPFTRKDGVFAAMKGSDPSEELSEAKYSLKELRAQLGEVESFSLPVEESARHIVIIRKTGATPAKYPRKAGIPAKTPLIK encoded by the coding sequence ATGGATAATACGGAAGTTCAATTCACACAGCTGCTACAGGAAAAAGGCATTACACTTACAGCAGACCAATTGGAGCAGTTCGATCTCTACTATAAAGAACTTGTATCCTGGAATGAAAAAATGAATCTCACTGGAATAACAGAGCGTGAGCAGGTATATACGAAACATTTTTATGATTCCATCTCACTAGCTTTTTTTCTTAATATCAATGAGATCAATAATTTGGCTGACATTGGTTCGGGGGCTGGATTTCCAGGAATCCCTCTTAAAATTTGCTTTCCACATTTGAAGCTGACGATCGTTGATTCATTGAGCAAAAGAATTTCTTTCTTGCAGCATGTCTGTACTACGTTAAAGTTAACCGATGTGCAATTGATTCATGGTCGTGCAGAGGATATCGCTCGACAATTTAAACATCGCGATGCCTATGATTTGGTTACAGCACGTGCAGTGGCTAGATTATCCTTATTGAATGAATTTTGTCTTCCTTTTACACGTAAAGATGGAGTTTTCGCTGCCATGAAGGGAAGCGATCCTTCTGAAGAATTAAGTGAGGCAAAGTATAGCTTAAAGGAGCTTCGTGCTCAACTCGGTGAAGTAGAGTCATTTAGCTTGCCTGTAGAAGAGTCAGCTCGACATATTGTCATTATCCGTAAGACTGGTGCAACTCCTGCTAAGTATCCTCGAAAAGCGGGAATTCCTGCCAAAACTCCGCTAATTAAATAA
- the noc gene encoding nucleoid occlusion protein — MKEQFTKLFGFNERSSGEEIKQIPVHEVVGSPYQPRTIFDDDKIDELCQTIKTHGVIQPIVVRMRDSVYEIIAGERRWRAVKKLGLETIPAIVREFNDSQAASIALIENLQREGLTSIEEAVAYQKLIDLHQLTQESLAQRLGKSQSTIANKIRLLHLPEEVKKALMERQISERHARSLLSLDSVEMQLKVLAEIIAKGLNVKQTEARIAFYKQVSQTKKSKRVSYTKDVRLALNTIRQSIDMVTGSGMEIKTSENDRGDHYEIVIQIPKR, encoded by the coding sequence ATGAAAGAACAATTTACCAAGCTATTTGGATTTAACGAGCGGAGCAGCGGAGAAGAAATTAAACAAATACCAGTTCATGAGGTCGTTGGCAGTCCTTACCAACCACGGACTATATTCGATGACGACAAGATCGATGAGTTATGCCAAACGATTAAAACTCATGGTGTCATTCAACCCATAGTTGTACGTATGCGCGATTCTGTGTATGAGATTATCGCAGGTGAACGGCGCTGGCGTGCCGTTAAAAAGCTTGGTTTAGAGACGATCCCAGCTATTGTTCGTGAATTTAATGATTCGCAGGCAGCATCTATTGCGCTTATAGAAAATTTGCAGCGTGAAGGGTTGACCTCCATTGAAGAAGCTGTTGCTTATCAAAAGTTAATTGATCTTCATCAATTGACTCAAGAGAGCCTGGCGCAACGATTAGGTAAAAGTCAGTCTACCATAGCTAATAAGATTCGCTTACTCCACTTGCCTGAAGAGGTTAAGAAGGCGTTGATGGAACGTCAGATTTCTGAAAGACATGCACGTTCACTGTTATCACTCGATAGTGTGGAGATGCAACTGAAAGTCTTGGCAGAAATCATTGCAAAAGGATTAAATGTTAAACAGACAGAAGCTCGTATTGCTTTCTATAAACAAGTCTCACAAACTAAAAAGTCAAAACGGGTCTCCTATACCAAGGATGTTCGTCTAGCTCTTAATACAATTCGTCAATCTATTGATATGGTGACAGGCTCAGGGATGGAAATCAAAACGTCAGAAAATGACCGTGGTGACCATTACGAGATTGTAATCCAAATCCCCAAAAGATAA
- a CDS encoding AAA family ATPase, whose translation MSKIIAIANQKGGVGKTTTSVNLGAGMATLGKRVLLVDIDPQGNTTSGVGVNKADVANCIYDILINEVNPLETILETQNEGLHIIPATIQLAGAEIELVSTISRELKLKKALNAVKNNYDYIIIDCPPSLGILTINSLTAADSVIIPIQCEYYALEGLSQLLNTVRLVQKNLNPHLKIEGVLLTMLDARTNLGIQVIEEVKKYFQEKVYRTIIPRNVRLSEAPSHGQSIITYDPRSKGAEVYLELAKEVISYE comes from the coding sequence GTGTCCAAGATTATTGCCATAGCAAATCAAAAAGGCGGTGTCGGTAAAACAACAACCTCCGTGAACCTAGGTGCCGGTATGGCTACATTAGGAAAAAGAGTGCTTCTAGTTGATATCGATCCTCAAGGTAACACTACTAGCGGCGTTGGCGTCAACAAGGCGGACGTGGCGAACTGTATATATGACATTCTTATAAATGAGGTAAATCCTCTAGAAACCATACTGGAAACTCAAAATGAAGGACTGCATATCATTCCGGCGACGATTCAATTGGCAGGTGCGGAGATCGAGTTGGTATCGACGATTTCCAGAGAGCTAAAGCTGAAGAAGGCACTGAATGCGGTTAAAAACAATTATGATTATATTATCATCGATTGTCCTCCTTCACTTGGGATTTTGACAATCAACTCTCTTACCGCAGCTGATTCTGTAATCATACCGATCCAGTGTGAATATTATGCGCTTGAGGGTTTGAGTCAACTTTTAAATACTGTACGACTGGTGCAAAAAAATCTTAACCCGCATCTGAAGATAGAGGGAGTACTATTGACTATGCTTGATGCTCGGACTAATCTGGGGATTCAAGTGATTGAAGAAGTTAAAAAGTATTTTCAGGAAAAGGTGTATAGAACCATTATTCCTCGGAATGTCCGCTTAAGTGAAGCGCCGTCACATGGACAATCCATTATTACTTATGATCCTCGCTCTAAAGGAGCAGAAGTGTATTTAGAGTTGGCAAAGGAAGTGATTTCTTATGAGTAA
- a CDS encoding ParB/RepB/Spo0J family partition protein, translating to MSKRLGKGLDALIPSLSINEDDKVVEIPLTQLRANPYQPRKDFNEEAIQELAESIRQHGVIQPIIVRSVLKGYEIIAGERRFRASQYCGKATIPAVVRSLSDQQVMEIALIENLQRENLNAMEIAVAYQGLMDQFSLTQEELSLKVGKSRSHIANFLRLLTLPEEVKEYVSRGTMSMGHARAIVALKDPEVIKQLAEQCVEQQWSVRELEETVKNMDRKPANGVKVKVAKRDPYIDNVEEVLRERFKTTVKIKQGKEKGKIELNYYSAQDLERLLELLGN from the coding sequence ATGAGTAAACGGTTAGGAAAGGGTCTGGATGCATTAATTCCATCTTTATCCATTAACGAAGATGATAAGGTAGTTGAGATTCCTTTAACTCAACTGCGGGCTAATCCATATCAACCACGCAAAGATTTTAATGAAGAGGCAATCCAAGAATTGGCAGAATCTATCAGACAACATGGTGTGATTCAACCGATCATTGTTCGAAGCGTATTGAAGGGATATGAGATCATTGCCGGCGAACGCAGATTCCGGGCTTCGCAATATTGTGGCAAAGCTACAATCCCAGCAGTCGTTAGAAGTCTTAGTGATCAACAGGTCATGGAAATTGCCTTAATTGAGAACTTGCAACGGGAAAACTTAAATGCAATGGAAATCGCAGTGGCATACCAAGGCCTGATGGATCAATTTTCACTCACTCAGGAAGAACTATCGCTTAAGGTAGGGAAGTCCAGATCGCATATTGCCAACTTCCTAAGATTGCTTACTTTACCTGAAGAAGTAAAAGAATATGTTTCACGTGGAACAATGTCGATGGGGCATGCACGTGCAATTGTAGCTTTGAAGGATCCAGAAGTAATTAAACAATTGGCTGAACAATGCGTGGAACAACAGTGGAGTGTAAGAGAGCTAGAAGAGACAGTGAAAAACATGGACCGAAAACCCGCAAATGGAGTTAAGGTCAAAGTTGCTAAACGTGACCCCTATATTGATAATGTAGAGGAAGTATTGCGTGAACGTTTTAAAACAACAGTGAAGATAAAGCAAGGTAAGGAAAAAGGGAAGATTGAACTGAATTACTACAGTGCTCAGGACTTAGAAAGATTGTTGGAATTATTGGGTAACTAA
- a CDS encoding aminotransferase class V-fold PLP-dependent enzyme → MEDFVYLDHAATSWPKPPEVAAAMMNALQSGANAGRGNYSLAMGSGRVLVRTRSVLAKLFGVSNAQDIAFTHNTTMSLNMAIRGTLKAGDHVISTMTEHNSVRRPLEYLRKTLGINVDYLKVDHEGQLDLQELENAFRPNTKMVICNHSSNLLGSILPIGDIGDIVKSHGAVFLVDVAQSAGSLDIDVNKMNIDLLAFPGHKGLLGPQGTGGLYISPKLDLEPLMHGGTGSQSENSDQPSVRPDRYEAGTQNTVGIAGLLAGVQKVQSLGTNIIHESEWALTQRLMEGLSHIPGIRILGPSLGAPRTGIVSFVVDGEESANIAHRLDRDYKIAVRAGMHCTPLAHKAVDTLESGAVRASVGVDTTEHNISRMLAAMDELYGNARSR, encoded by the coding sequence ATGGAAGACTTCGTATATCTGGATCATGCGGCTACCTCGTGGCCTAAACCTCCGGAGGTTGCGGCTGCGATGATGAATGCTCTACAGTCGGGAGCAAATGCTGGTAGAGGTAATTATTCGCTGGCGATGGGAAGCGGCCGAGTATTAGTAAGGACGCGGAGTGTACTGGCTAAATTATTCGGTGTATCTAATGCACAGGATATAGCTTTTACCCATAATACTACGATGAGTTTGAATATGGCGATAAGAGGGACGCTTAAAGCTGGAGATCACGTGATTTCAACGATGACAGAACACAATTCTGTGAGACGTCCGTTGGAATACTTACGTAAGACGCTGGGAATAAACGTTGATTATCTGAAAGTGGATCATGAAGGGCAATTGGATTTACAAGAACTCGAGAATGCTTTTCGACCAAATACCAAAATGGTGATCTGTAATCATAGTTCCAATTTGCTCGGAAGTATACTACCTATTGGTGATATTGGTGATATCGTTAAATCTCATGGTGCTGTATTCTTGGTGGATGTTGCTCAAAGCGCAGGCTCACTTGATATTGATGTTAACAAAATGAATATCGACTTATTGGCTTTTCCGGGGCATAAAGGACTGCTTGGACCACAAGGAACCGGTGGGCTTTATATATCGCCTAAATTAGATCTCGAACCCTTAATGCATGGGGGGACCGGTAGCCAGTCGGAAAATAGTGATCAACCCTCTGTGCGTCCAGATCGGTATGAAGCAGGAACGCAAAATACGGTAGGGATTGCCGGTTTACTAGCAGGTGTCCAAAAGGTACAATCTTTAGGGACGAATATTATCCATGAAAGTGAGTGGGCACTAACTCAGAGGCTGATGGAGGGATTGTCCCACATTCCAGGCATTAGAATATTAGGGCCCTCACTAGGGGCTCCGAGAACCGGAATTGTATCGTTTGTAGTGGATGGAGAAGAATCGGCGAATATTGCTCACCGTCTAGATCGTGATTACAAAATAGCGGTTAGAGCGGGTATGCATTGTACCCCTTTGGCACATAAAGCTGTTGATACACTAGAGAGTGGTGCTGTTCGGGCGAGTGTAGGCGTAGATACGACAGAGCATAATATAAGCAGAATGCTGGCTGCTATGGATGAGTTATATGGCAATGCCCGCAGCAGATGA
- a CDS encoding DUF4446 family protein: MSELNQLISEQLQWFVFAFTVIMLVLVITVIAQGAKLRNIRRKYEAMMAGNGVEDLEGLLIDLKNQSDMLEEEQREQKAILEATQVRIRGMKSNIALKRYNAFGERGNDLSFSVAILDDNSSGIVLTSLHNRENSYIYSKPMQNGESQYVLSPEEKEVVTLALQRN, translated from the coding sequence ATGTCTGAATTAAATCAATTAATTAGTGAGCAGTTGCAGTGGTTTGTGTTTGCTTTTACAGTAATTATGCTAGTGCTGGTAATCACTGTGATCGCCCAGGGGGCTAAGCTACGGAATATTCGGCGTAAATATGAGGCCATGATGGCTGGGAACGGTGTGGAGGATCTGGAAGGCCTTCTGATTGATCTGAAGAACCAAAGCGATATGCTAGAAGAAGAACAACGTGAACAAAAAGCTATATTAGAAGCTACTCAAGTCAGAATACGTGGCATGAAGTCCAATATTGCTCTGAAGCGTTATAATGCCTTCGGAGAACGTGGGAATGATTTGAGTTTCTCAGTCGCTATATTGGATGACAACAGCAGCGGTATTGTATTAACCAGTCTTCATAATCGTGAGAATTCTTACATTTACTCTAAACCTATGCAAAACGGCGAATCACAATATGTTCTATCACCTGAAGAAAAAGAAGTCGTTACTCTCGCGTTGCAGCGGAACTAG
- the yyaC gene encoding spore protease YyaC yields MNFSSKATSAKETSCLKISHTDPDIYSAITHRLLFHFSHTRPETQIVVICVGTDRSTGDSLGPLVGTALSRFHSPLFHLYGTLEEPVHAVNLEETLSLINERYSNPFVIGIDACLGHSTSVGCIQVVEGPLRPGAGVNKQLPPVGDIHLTGIVNVGGFMEYFVLQNTRLSLVMRLSDIIATSLYSALKQWNLHASSAATRE; encoded by the coding sequence ATGAATTTTTCATCTAAAGCTACATCAGCGAAAGAAACGTCCTGTTTAAAAATATCACATACAGATCCCGATATCTATTCGGCGATTACCCACCGACTACTTTTCCACTTTTCACACACACGCCCGGAGACTCAGATTGTCGTCATTTGTGTCGGTACGGATCGATCCACAGGAGACTCTCTTGGTCCTCTTGTTGGCACTGCATTATCTCGTTTTCATAGTCCGCTGTTCCATCTATATGGAACTCTTGAAGAGCCTGTCCATGCCGTTAACCTTGAAGAAACTCTATCCTTAATCAATGAAAGATATAGTAACCCCTTTGTCATTGGTATAGATGCTTGTTTAGGTCATTCTACTAGTGTTGGCTGCATCCAAGTCGTTGAAGGGCCCTTAAGACCAGGCGCTGGCGTAAATAAACAATTGCCGCCGGTAGGTGATATCCATTTGACTGGAATCGTTAATGTCGGCGGCTTTATGGAGTATTTCGTATTACAGAACACGCGATTAAGTTTAGTCATGCGATTATCTGATATTATAGCTACAAGTCTATATTCTGCCTTAAAGCAATGGAATCTTCATGCTAGTTCCGCTGCAACGCGAGAGTAA
- a CDS encoding DUF3343 domain-containing protein translates to MQEEMLIAFDSTQQALRAEMLLEYAEIEIDIFPTPKEITAGCAISIQFYQSALGEVQKIVTEQNIEIRGIYGKHNEIYILIER, encoded by the coding sequence ATGCAGGAAGAGATGTTGATCGCGTTTGATTCTACCCAGCAGGCGCTTCGTGCTGAAATGCTACTTGAGTATGCAGAAATTGAAATTGATATATTCCCTACCCCCAAAGAGATCACGGCAGGGTGCGCGATATCGATTCAGTTTTATCAAAGTGCGCTGGGAGAGGTACAGAAGATTGTAACTGAGCAGAACATCGAAATACGCGGTATCTACGGAAAACACAACGAGATCTACATACTGATTGAGAGGTAG